The following proteins come from a genomic window of Alosa sapidissima isolate fAloSap1 chromosome 22, fAloSap1.pri, whole genome shotgun sequence:
- the LOC121697198 gene encoding serine protease 27-like: MTLRVCLCVTLLLSTATGLPHLNSRSSIVGGEDAAPGQWPWMVYLKTTNRMVSYSCGGSLINTQWVLTAAHCVDSYSYNLVKVVVGQLKLREPTGWKYPVHHVLIHPGYRGRNNGDWHNDIALVKLKKPVVTSKLVKLVALPTPLDVFNNRSECWVTGWGRVAEKTPLGGKKTLQQLKLPLVDDNTCRKVYPGTTDKQLCAGYIQGGKDSCQGDSGGPLVCKSASGKFVQVGVVSFGHGCARRGYPGVYTRVISYIKFIQDTIRNYS; this comes from the exons ATGACACTCagggtctgtctctgtgtgaccCTGCTGCTCAGCACAGCTACAG GCTTGCCACATCTCAACTCCCGGAGCTCTATAGTTGGGGGAGAAGATGCAGCCCCTGGACAATGGCCCTGGATGGTGTACCTTAAGACCACTAatagaatg GTTTCCTACTCCTGTGGCGGTTCTCTTATCAACACTCAATGGGTTCTGACTGCAGCCCACTGTGTCGATTCATACAGCTA taatttgGTAAAAGTGGTGGTGGGCCAGCTGAAGCTTCGTGAGCCCACTGGCTGGAAGTACCCCGTGCACCATGTCCTGATCCATCCCGGTTACCGTGGCAGAAATAATGGGGACTGGCACAATGACATCGCCCTGGTGAAGCTGAAGAAGCCTGTGGTCACCTCCAAACTCGTGAAGCTCGTGGCACTGCCCACCCCTCTGGATGTCTTCAACAACCGCTCCGAGTGCTGGGTCACCGGATGGGGCAGAGTGGCTgagaaga cTCCATTGGGAGGTAAGAAGACTCTGCAGCAGCTGAAGCTCCCCCTAGTGGACGACAATACCTGCAGGAAGGTGTACCCCGGTACCACTGATAAGCAGCTCTGTGCTGGATACATCCAGGGGGGCAAGGACTcatgccag ggcgaTTCTGGCGGCCCCCTGGTGTGTAAGTCGGCGTCTGGGAAGTTTGTCCAGGTCGGGGTGGTGAGTTTTGGACATGGCTGTGCCCGGCGTGGCTACCCTGGGGTGTACACACGTGTGATCAGTTACATAAAGTTCATCCAAGACACCATCCGCAATTACAGCTGA